From one Magnetofaba australis IT-1 genomic stretch:
- a CDS encoding TolC family protein encodes MPQWAVLRTLRLALLGVVIGASSALAQNTESLSLQSVLEGARAQAGYRAAPQQARAQSAQASVRESRAAYGPQVTASGAARAFESESAAETDEAEAYATITLTQPLLDFGKRDALSAAAQLRAQAAQLSVGNAWDAAALDAARAYFDLYVSELTLQAANEAHALDYVRWERAKEREALGKSDAVVTAEWLSKVEASRTVYYGERDRNAQLRAQLAQLTGLPLDKELIRPPAAPEDKPPVLDWRRLADVAAQRNPQLQALNLRVQAQTQAAEAQRARPQLDAVAEFGRSTRTLRGNDRWAAGVQASWDLWDGGATDARREQALADAEALRAERDLLLKSLRLQVQEAAQKSAWAHQAILAAQAKKRWAEMQLLKRQTRYQQERVSDLGFAMVDLTRAEAQLVKAAGARYMASMTLAVLLGESPEAALKPDFLTRVAQMGAQTDAAPASESNSFTPPGGSGYGTHAQP; translated from the coding sequence ATGCCGCAGTGGGCTGTATTGAGAACGCTGAGGCTGGCGCTGTTGGGGGTGGTCATCGGCGCATCCTCGGCGCTGGCGCAGAACACCGAATCCCTCTCCTTGCAGAGCGTGCTGGAGGGCGCGCGCGCCCAGGCGGGCTATCGCGCCGCGCCGCAGCAGGCGCGCGCCCAATCCGCACAGGCCTCCGTGCGCGAATCCCGCGCCGCCTACGGGCCGCAGGTGACCGCCTCGGGCGCGGCGCGGGCGTTTGAGTCCGAGTCCGCCGCCGAGACCGATGAGGCCGAGGCCTACGCCACGATCACCCTCACACAACCGCTGCTGGACTTTGGCAAACGCGACGCCCTCTCGGCGGCGGCCCAGCTGCGCGCCCAGGCTGCACAACTGAGCGTGGGCAACGCTTGGGATGCGGCGGCTCTGGATGCGGCGCGCGCCTATTTCGATCTCTACGTCTCTGAATTGACCCTGCAAGCGGCCAACGAGGCCCATGCGCTGGACTACGTGCGCTGGGAGCGCGCCAAGGAGCGCGAAGCGCTGGGCAAGAGTGATGCGGTGGTCACCGCCGAATGGCTCTCGAAAGTGGAAGCGAGCCGCACGGTTTATTATGGCGAGCGTGACCGCAACGCCCAGCTACGCGCCCAGTTGGCGCAGTTGACCGGGTTGCCGCTGGATAAGGAGCTGATTCGCCCGCCCGCCGCGCCGGAAGACAAACCGCCGGTGCTGGATTGGCGGCGTCTGGCCGATGTGGCGGCGCAGCGCAATCCCCAATTGCAGGCGTTGAACTTGCGCGTTCAGGCGCAGACCCAGGCCGCCGAGGCCCAGCGCGCGCGTCCGCAGCTGGATGCGGTGGCGGAGTTTGGCCGCTCCACCCGCACGCTGCGCGGCAACGATCGCTGGGCGGCTGGGGTGCAGGCCAGTTGGGATCTGTGGGATGGCGGCGCCACGGATGCGCGGCGCGAACAGGCGCTGGCCGACGCCGAGGCGTTGCGCGCCGAGCGCGATCTGCTGCTAAAGAGTCTGCGTTTACAGGTGCAGGAGGCGGCGCAGAAGAGCGCTTGGGCGCATCAGGCGATTCTGGCGGCGCAGGCGAAAAAGCGCTGGGCCGAGATGCAGCTGCTCAAACGGCAGACTCGTTATCAGCAGGAGCGGGTGAGCGATCTGGGCTTTGCCATGGTGGATCTGACCCGCGCCGAGGCGCAGCTGGTCAAAGCCGCCGGGGCGCGCTATATGGCCTCCATGACCCTGGCGGTGTTGCTGGGGGAGTCGCCGGAAGCGGCGCTGAAGCCGGATTTCTTAACGCGCGTGGCGCAGATGGGCGCGCAGACCGACGCCGCGCCCGCCAGCGAGTCGAACTCATTCACCCCACCGGGAGGGAGCGGATATGGAACCCATGCGCAGCCGTAA
- a CDS encoding efflux RND transporter periplasmic adaptor subunit, with the protein MEPMRSRKALLSALMLGGGVMLAAGQAVAEQLTLAFGVPGVVASVSAKPGQKLAQGDELARLDQSVFRADAAMTRAQLAAAQERAKQADAEAGRVKQLYDDLNTSAEELEKAQLAAVEAKAGLAVAQRDHARAQWRLKQSVLRAPLAGWAARVPGYVGLVTHPQAGAAPIVVIDVVKTMDDKSAK; encoded by the coding sequence ATGGAACCCATGCGCAGCCGTAAGGCGCTGTTGAGCGCCCTCATGTTGGGGGGCGGAGTGATGTTGGCGGCGGGGCAGGCGGTTGCCGAGCAGTTGACGCTGGCGTTTGGCGTGCCCGGCGTGGTGGCCAGCGTCAGCGCCAAACCGGGGCAGAAGCTGGCCCAGGGCGATGAGTTGGCGCGGTTGGATCAGAGCGTGTTTCGCGCCGATGCGGCCATGACCCGTGCGCAGTTGGCGGCGGCGCAGGAGCGCGCCAAGCAGGCCGATGCCGAGGCGGGGCGGGTCAAGCAGCTGTATGACGATCTCAACACCTCTGCCGAAGAGCTGGAGAAGGCGCAGTTGGCGGCGGTGGAGGCCAAGGCGGGTCTGGCGGTGGCGCAGCGCGATCATGCGCGTGCGCAGTGGCGGCTCAAACAGTCGGTGTTGCGCGCGCCATTGGCCGGGTGGGCCGCGCGCGTGCCCGGTTATGTGGGTTTGGTGACCCACCCCCAGGCGGGGGCGGCGCCCATTGTGGTGATCGACGTCGTCAAAACGATGGATGATAAATCCGCCAAGTGA
- a CDS encoding sulfite exporter TauE/SafE family protein, with the protein MELTFSTLNLGAALLGGLLSAGHCVGMCGGLIAACAMRHAQHQGHLPAWSPARVTPHLLYHGGRLLVYVCLGAIIGYLGSVADAASALAGARGLPQLLAGAAMLLMGLATLGWLPWNLERGFAADSRLGRLYARLMQQGSALSMLPLGMLTGLLPCGLHWAFQAQAAASGSALGGALIMSAFVLGTIPPLLLFALIAGWMSAHARQRLLQAAALLVMLMGGQLLIRGAGLAGWL; encoded by the coding sequence ATGGAGCTGACGTTCTCAACGCTGAATCTGGGCGCCGCGCTGCTGGGCGGTCTGCTCTCGGCGGGCCACTGCGTGGGCATGTGCGGCGGACTCATCGCCGCCTGCGCCATGCGTCATGCACAGCATCAGGGCCACCTGCCCGCCTGGAGTCCGGCGCGGGTCACGCCCCATCTCCTCTACCACGGCGGACGCCTGCTGGTCTATGTCTGTCTGGGCGCGATCATCGGTTACCTGGGGTCGGTGGCGGACGCCGCCAGCGCCCTGGCGGGGGCGCGCGGCCTGCCGCAACTGCTGGCGGGCGCGGCGATGCTGCTGATGGGCTTGGCCACCCTGGGGTGGCTGCCGTGGAATCTGGAGCGCGGGTTTGCCGCCGACTCCCGCCTGGGCCGTCTCTATGCCCGCTTGATGCAGCAGGGTTCGGCCCTGAGCATGCTGCCGCTGGGCATGCTCACCGGCTTGCTGCCGTGCGGACTGCACTGGGCGTTTCAGGCCCAGGCGGCGGCCAGCGGCTCGGCGCTGGGCGGCGCGCTGATCATGAGCGCGTTTGTGCTGGGCACCATTCCGCCGCTACTCCTGTTCGCCCTGATCGCTGGCTGGATGAGCGCCCACGCCCGTCAACGCCTGCTGCAGGCGGCGGCGCTACTGGTGATGCTCATGGGCGGGCAACTGCTCATTCGCGGCGCCGGTTTGGCTGGTTGGCTGTAA
- a CDS encoding heavy metal translocating P-type ATPase — protein MNASDDGYCYHCGLPIPEGVNLTIQEGPQTRRFCCVGCKTAYQLIQSAGLEEFYKRRDPQQSGGRPDEENLAALAAFDDPIYQKTVVRALPDGKQRVHLLLEGIHCAACVWLNEKVLSGLPGVTSAQVNFSTHRATVTWDPAQTKLSQIIHTVRRIGYNGEPYDPEAVEQSHRKRDRDLLLRMAVAGFGAGNVMLIAVVLYAGFFTGMEAQYKHFFHWLSLVLATPVLFFSGWPFFRGAINGLRLRTLNMDLPIAIGATITYSYSVWITLSGVGEVYFDSVTMFLFFLLTGRFLESGARRKAANATERLLSITPKLASVVRDGDEYQVPVREVAVGEMVRVKPGEQIPLDGTVLSGGGGVDEAMLTGESVPVLKTLGDSVAGGTLNVDGALEIEVTRIGDESAINRIVRMVEAAQAARPPIQTLADRVAGWFVGAILIMASGTLAYWLTVDPAQALENTVALLIITCPCALGLATPAAVVVATGAASRAGILIKGGDVLERLARAQRIVLDKTGTVTLGRPTVQRVVLDADVGEAYLLEIAASLASASEHPIARAIAAYARDQSGENPRRPERSRNHAGLGIQGNWGDEQEARMGRAPFIAEWLGVDALEPPADANPFTWTAVAENGRLLGWFALADAPKPDAGEAVAAFHALGLETTLLSGDRAAVVEQTAAEVGVNHAIGGVLPGEKEGHVAQLQADGVAVAMVGDGVNDAPAMARADVAIAVENAADVSMETADVALLSPQLATAARAIAIAQRTMRIIRQNLTFSLVYNAIAIPLAASGHVLPIVAAVAMPLSSLIVVGNALRLNRIQPLPGEVTH, from the coding sequence ATGAACGCCTCAGACGACGGATATTGTTACCACTGCGGCCTGCCCATTCCCGAAGGGGTCAATCTCACCATTCAGGAGGGGCCGCAGACGCGCCGGTTCTGCTGTGTGGGGTGCAAAACCGCCTATCAACTGATTCAGTCCGCCGGCTTGGAGGAGTTCTACAAACGGCGCGATCCGCAACAGAGCGGCGGCCGTCCGGATGAGGAGAATCTGGCGGCGTTGGCGGCGTTCGACGACCCAATCTATCAGAAAACCGTTGTCCGCGCTCTGCCTGACGGCAAGCAGCGGGTGCATCTGCTGCTGGAGGGGATCCACTGCGCCGCCTGTGTGTGGCTTAACGAGAAAGTCCTGAGCGGTCTGCCCGGGGTGACCTCGGCGCAGGTGAACTTCTCTACCCACCGCGCCACCGTGACCTGGGATCCGGCGCAGACCAAGTTGTCGCAAATTATCCATACGGTGCGCCGCATCGGCTACAACGGCGAGCCGTATGACCCCGAAGCGGTGGAGCAGAGCCACCGCAAACGCGATCGCGACCTGCTGTTGCGCATGGCGGTGGCGGGCTTTGGCGCAGGCAATGTGATGCTCATCGCGGTGGTTCTCTATGCGGGCTTCTTCACCGGCATGGAGGCGCAGTACAAACACTTCTTCCATTGGCTGTCGCTGGTGCTGGCCACGCCGGTGCTGTTCTTCTCCGGTTGGCCCTTCTTTCGCGGCGCCATCAACGGGTTGCGTCTGCGCACGTTGAACATGGATCTGCCCATCGCCATCGGCGCTACGATCACCTACAGCTATTCGGTGTGGATCACACTCAGCGGCGTGGGCGAGGTCTATTTCGACTCGGTCACCATGTTCCTGTTCTTCCTGCTCACCGGGCGTTTTTTGGAGTCCGGCGCGCGGCGCAAGGCCGCCAACGCCACCGAGCGTCTACTGAGCATTACGCCCAAGCTGGCCAGCGTGGTGCGCGATGGCGATGAGTATCAGGTTCCAGTGCGCGAAGTGGCGGTGGGCGAGATGGTGCGGGTCAAGCCCGGCGAGCAGATCCCGCTGGATGGGACCGTCCTCAGCGGCGGCGGCGGCGTGGATGAGGCGATGCTCACCGGCGAGAGTGTGCCGGTGCTCAAAACCCTCGGCGACTCGGTGGCTGGGGGCACGCTCAATGTGGATGGCGCGCTGGAGATCGAAGTTACCCGCATCGGCGATGAGAGCGCCATCAACCGCATTGTGCGCATGGTGGAGGCGGCGCAGGCGGCGCGTCCGCCGATTCAGACCTTGGCTGACCGTGTGGCCGGATGGTTCGTCGGCGCGATCCTGATTATGGCCTCGGGCACGCTGGCTTATTGGCTGACGGTGGACCCGGCGCAGGCGCTGGAGAACACCGTGGCGCTGCTCATCATCACCTGCCCCTGTGCGCTGGGGTTGGCCACCCCCGCTGCTGTGGTGGTGGCCACCGGCGCGGCCTCGCGAGCGGGGATTCTGATCAAGGGCGGCGACGTGCTGGAGCGTCTGGCCCGCGCCCAGCGCATCGTGTTGGATAAAACCGGCACCGTCACCCTGGGGCGTCCCACGGTGCAGCGGGTGGTGCTGGACGCCGATGTGGGCGAGGCGTATCTGCTGGAGATCGCCGCCTCTTTGGCGTCGGCGTCGGAACACCCAATCGCCCGCGCCATCGCCGCCTACGCCCGTGACCAGAGCGGCGAGAATCCGCGCCGACCCGAGCGTTCGCGCAACCATGCCGGGTTGGGCATTCAAGGCAATTGGGGAGACGAGCAGGAAGCGCGCATGGGGCGCGCGCCGTTTATCGCCGAGTGGCTGGGCGTGGACGCCTTGGAGCCCCCCGCAGACGCCAATCCCTTCACCTGGACCGCAGTGGCGGAGAATGGTCGCCTGCTGGGCTGGTTCGCCCTGGCCGATGCGCCCAAGCCCGATGCGGGCGAGGCGGTTGCGGCGTTCCACGCCCTGGGTTTGGAAACCACACTGCTCTCCGGCGACCGCGCCGCCGTGGTGGAGCAGACCGCCGCCGAAGTGGGCGTGAACCACGCCATCGGCGGCGTGCTGCCGGGGGAAAAAGAGGGCCATGTGGCGCAACTCCAAGCCGATGGCGTCGCGGTGGCCATGGTGGGCGACGGCGTCAACGACGCTCCGGCTATGGCCCGCGCCGATGTGGCCATCGCGGTGGAGAACGCCGCCGACGTCTCCATGGAGACCGCCGATGTGGCGCTGCTCTCGCCGCAACTGGCCACCGCCGCCCGCGCCATCGCCATCGCCCAGCGCACCATGCGGATTATTCGACAGAATCTCACCTTCTCCCTCGTTTATAACGCCATTGCCATCCCCCTGGCCGCCAGTGGGCACGTTCTGCCCATCGTCGCCGCCGTGGCCATGCCGCTCTCCAGCCTGATCGTGGTGGGCAACGCCTTGCGGTTGAATCGGATTCAGCCTCTGCCGGGTGAAGTGACGCACTAA
- the ccoS gene encoding cbb3-type cytochrome oxidase assembly protein CcoS, with the protein MDVLYFLAPLAIMLGLVGLIGMYWAWKQGQFDDLEGPAHRILFDDDGELDPHAKKNEDAQINDAVQNKSESDLKEK; encoded by the coding sequence ATGGATGTACTCTACTTTCTCGCGCCGCTGGCGATCATGCTTGGCTTGGTCGGTCTGATCGGCATGTATTGGGCCTGGAAACAGGGGCAGTTCGACGATCTGGAAGGCCCCGCCCATCGCATCCTGTTCGATGACGACGGCGAACTTGATCCCCATGCAAAGAAAAATGAAGATGCGCAAATTAATGACGCAGTGCAAAATAAATCTGAGTCAGATCTAAAAGAAAAATAA
- a CDS encoding glycosyltransferase family 4 protein, translated as MSDSQPLFIVHTEASEGWGGQEIRILTESRGLMARGHRLHLLCSPQSRIYSEAQAAGVPVTAMPLSKKKWPGLKAMRDWLTLNQPDVIITHSSTDSWLTAAARVTLGRDIPVIRLRHISAPVTDNFGTRWLYLRASRAVVTTGEMIRQQMIDLNRYPGERIHSIPTGVDLDRFTPGDRDAARAEIGLDPAHQIIGIVASLRSWKGHETLLEAFAGLREHFPVARVVIVGDGLARISVEAAIDRLQLHEWVTLAGDQRDVVPWLRAMDVFVLPSYANEGVPQALRQAMGCGVCAVGSAMGGIPETIEDGVSGLLFAPKNHVALGAALADLLENPDKRARLAEAGLARARERFGMEPMLDRMEALIRQVM; from the coding sequence TTGAGCGATTCGCAACCGCTATTTATCGTGCATACCGAAGCCTCGGAAGGGTGGGGCGGGCAGGAGATCCGCATTCTCACCGAATCCCGTGGGCTGATGGCGCGCGGCCATCGTCTGCATCTGCTCTGCTCGCCGCAATCACGCATCTACAGTGAAGCGCAGGCGGCGGGCGTGCCGGTCACCGCCATGCCGCTAAGCAAAAAGAAGTGGCCGGGGCTCAAGGCGATGCGCGATTGGCTCACCCTCAATCAACCGGACGTCATCATCACCCACAGCTCCACCGACAGTTGGCTTACCGCAGCGGCGCGGGTGACGTTAGGGCGGGATATCCCGGTGATTCGCTTACGTCACATCTCCGCGCCGGTGACCGATAACTTCGGCACCCGCTGGCTCTATCTGCGCGCCAGCCGCGCGGTGGTGACCACCGGCGAGATGATCCGCCAGCAGATGATCGACCTTAATCGCTACCCGGGGGAGCGCATTCACTCCATACCCACCGGGGTGGATCTGGACCGTTTTACACCGGGGGATCGGGATGCGGCGCGGGCGGAAATTGGGCTCGATCCAGCCCATCAGATCATCGGCATTGTCGCTTCACTGCGCAGTTGGAAGGGGCACGAGACGTTGCTGGAGGCGTTCGCCGGATTGCGTGAGCACTTCCCGGTGGCGCGGGTGGTGATTGTGGGTGATGGTTTGGCGCGCATCTCGGTGGAAGCGGCTATTGATCGGCTGCAACTGCATGAGTGGGTGACGTTGGCGGGGGATCAGCGCGACGTGGTTCCGTGGCTGCGCGCCATGGATGTGTTCGTCTTGCCTTCGTATGCCAATGAGGGGGTGCCGCAGGCGTTGCGGCAGGCTATGGGGTGCGGCGTGTGCGCGGTGGGCAGCGCCATGGGGGGAATTCCCGAGACCATTGAAGACGGCGTGAGCGGGTTGCTGTTTGCGCCCAAGAATCATGTGGCGTTGGGCGCGGCGCTGGCTGACTTGCTGGAGAATCCCGACAAGCGGGCGCGGCTGGCTGAGGCGGGTTTGGCGCGGGCGCGGGAGCGATTCGGCATGGAGCCGATGCTGGACCGCATGGAGGCATTGATCCGGCAGGTCATGTAG
- a CDS encoding glycosyltransferase family 4 protein, translating into MTQFAPPCDHGVSEEEYLRYDDWFAKLRRHLAKSHRVTFLSQTKQKSLIRIPWEGYEALFFPIDNPNEKQKAGIRYHSAALLDWFEQEKPDVLHVIGSQSAMGLQLLESPAAGVKILWERNHTTPQTLAWPGWKHAQRYLHCTQESAELAAAEVPRERLDVVPMVSDPSKFHPMEDVARAYDILSVGKLTGRKQFNVVRDLALAENLRWLHVGGFVKGPPYPRWKDLFYSRQMRALGLAGPIKSAHGCATGVVSHDQMPRIYNQARLLVHPSNNEGASRAMLEALGSGMPVVANRQGAPWVQPEFGIVLDDLASFRPTVAKLLADPDRLNAMGRAGREWVQHHCAPERLFETIDALHAQLGLTF; encoded by the coding sequence ATGACCCAGTTTGCCCCGCCCTGCGACCACGGCGTGAGCGAAGAGGAGTACCTGCGCTATGACGATTGGTTCGCCAAATTGCGGCGGCATCTGGCCAAATCGCACCGGGTGACGTTCCTCTCCCAGACCAAGCAGAAGAGCCTGATTCGCATCCCCTGGGAGGGTTACGAGGCGCTGTTCTTCCCCATCGACAACCCTAATGAGAAGCAGAAGGCGGGCATCCGCTACCACAGCGCGGCGCTGCTCGACTGGTTCGAGCAGGAGAAGCCCGACGTCCTGCACGTCATCGGCTCGCAATCGGCCATGGGGCTGCAGCTGCTGGAGAGCCCGGCGGCGGGAGTGAAGATCCTGTGGGAGCGCAATCACACCACCCCGCAGACCCTGGCGTGGCCCGGCTGGAAGCACGCGCAACGCTACCTGCACTGCACCCAGGAGTCCGCCGAACTGGCCGCCGCCGAAGTCCCCCGTGAGCGACTCGACGTGGTTCCCATGGTCAGCGATCCGAGCAAGTTTCACCCTATGGAGGATGTGGCGCGGGCGTACGATATTCTCTCGGTGGGCAAGTTGACTGGACGCAAGCAGTTCAACGTGGTGCGCGATCTGGCGTTGGCGGAGAACTTACGCTGGCTGCACGTGGGCGGCTTCGTCAAAGGCCCCCCCTACCCGCGCTGGAAGGATCTGTTCTACTCGCGACAGATGCGCGCACTGGGACTGGCGGGCCCAATCAAATCCGCCCACGGCTGCGCCACCGGCGTTGTCTCTCATGATCAGATGCCGCGCATCTACAATCAGGCGCGCCTACTGGTCCACCCCAGCAACAATGAAGGCGCCTCCCGCGCCATGCTCGAAGCCCTCGGCAGCGGCATGCCCGTCGTGGCCAATCGCCAGGGCGCGCCGTGGGTGCAGCCGGAGTTCGGCATTGTGCTGGATGACCTGGCCAGCTTCCGCCCCACCGTGGCCAAGCTCTTGGCTGATCCTGACCGTTTGAACGCCATGGGCCGCGCAGGCCGTGAATGGGTGCAACACCACTGCGCTCCTGAACGTCTGTTTGAGACCATCGACGCCCTACACGCCCAACTGGGCCTGACTTTCTAA
- a CDS encoding glycosyltransferase family 4 protein, whose translation MRILMLTSDYPPDIGGIAAHVHHLAHTLAARGHEITVASVWLDIDQREAITETSGGVTLHRVPGFAHWLGRDITMHRRRLRALARRLQTNTPFDVAHIHGHAWEAFASRRLPGRPPIVGTMHASGFRNRCKSASGRAKLRRRLRHLNAIIAPSAEIAQAAESLHLPRAAIHAIPNAVDADKFTPGAPEGANPWGIDPGNKIVLCLQRIAPVKGTIHLARAARRILDAHPDARLIFAGSETPEYAAQVKHILDESGAMPRCRFLGSVPNDQTPALLRLAQVSVTPSLMEATSIACLEAMACGVAVVGSEVGGIPELIVPGEHGLLTPVGDAHAIADAVIALLDDPQQAKAMGQRGRQRVEENFDWRIAAQKVEAVYTEILEPCET comes from the coding sequence ATGCGCATCCTCATGCTCACCTCGGACTATCCGCCGGATATCGGCGGCATCGCCGCCCATGTGCATCATCTGGCTCATACCCTGGCGGCGCGCGGGCATGAAATCACTGTCGCTTCGGTGTGGTTGGACATCGACCAGCGCGAAGCGATCACCGAGACCAGCGGCGGCGTGACGCTGCACCGGGTTCCCGGCTTTGCGCACTGGTTGGGGCGCGACATCACAATGCATCGCCGCCGTCTGCGCGCGCTGGCGCGCCGACTTCAGACCAACACGCCGTTTGACGTGGCGCACATCCATGGCCATGCGTGGGAGGCGTTCGCCTCGCGCCGTCTGCCAGGACGCCCGCCAATTGTAGGGACCATGCACGCCTCGGGGTTTCGCAATCGCTGCAAGAGCGCCAGCGGCCGCGCCAAACTGCGTCGCCGTTTGCGTCACCTCAACGCCATTATCGCCCCCAGTGCGGAGATTGCGCAGGCGGCGGAGTCGCTGCATCTGCCCCGCGCCGCCATTCACGCCATTCCCAATGCGGTGGATGCGGACAAGTTCACCCCTGGCGCGCCGGAGGGAGCGAACCCCTGGGGCATCGACCCCGGCAACAAGATCGTTCTGTGCCTGCAGCGCATTGCGCCGGTAAAAGGGACCATTCATCTGGCGCGGGCGGCGCGGCGCATTCTCGACGCCCACCCGGATGCGCGTTTGATCTTTGCCGGCAGTGAGACGCCGGAGTATGCGGCGCAGGTCAAGCACATTCTGGATGAGAGCGGCGCGATGCCGCGCTGCCGTTTTCTCGGCTCTGTGCCCAATGATCAAACACCGGCGCTGCTGCGGCTGGCGCAGGTGTCGGTGACGCCTTCTTTGATGGAGGCCACCAGCATTGCCTGCCTGGAGGCGATGGCGTGCGGAGTGGCGGTGGTGGGCTCGGAGGTGGGCGGCATTCCGGAGTTGATTGTCCCGGGCGAGCATGGATTGCTGACGCCGGTTGGCGATGCACACGCCATTGCCGATGCGGTGATTGCGCTGCTGGACGACCCGCAACAAGCCAAAGCCATGGGCCAGAGGGGGCGGCAACGGGTGGAAGAGAACTTCGACTGGCGCATCGCCGCACAAAAAGTCGAAGCTGTATATACTGAGATACTAGAGCCATGCGAAACATAA
- a CDS encoding CgeB family protein: protein MKILLAAPHDAMADAVLAALYVNGCEVHLYDYRYKALKRRILGIKPVGGWRMSGDLVATCRSLQPDILLVRKGESISYAALAKIRAMGIKALNWFPDDPHRLRQSMRLAPHYDIHFTHCSYAAERIREQTGADARYLALSATQLFFQDIAFTPEQIRDYESEVCFVGGWDPVREKVMAALTGFDLKIWGPGWENSSLQSHWAGRGAYGLEMVKIFANTGLSINVHRNFGHAFETYGHGANVRVFETVGTGAFLLCDRKKDVTDMFPEGSHAGYFSTPDEAIEQAKYWLTHDTERRAAARRAQQEARANHTLEARMGQLLEILRAE from the coding sequence ATGAAGATTCTGCTCGCCGCCCCCCATGACGCCATGGCCGACGCCGTCCTCGCCGCCCTCTACGTCAATGGGTGCGAAGTCCATCTGTACGACTACCGCTACAAGGCGCTCAAACGGCGCATATTGGGGATCAAGCCGGTAGGCGGCTGGCGCATGAGCGGCGATCTGGTCGCCACATGCCGCAGCCTGCAACCGGATATCCTGCTGGTGCGCAAAGGCGAATCCATCTCCTATGCCGCGTTGGCGAAAATCCGCGCCATGGGGATCAAGGCCCTCAACTGGTTCCCCGACGATCCCCACCGTTTGCGCCAGTCCATGCGCCTGGCGCCCCATTACGACATCCACTTCACCCACTGCTCCTACGCCGCCGAGCGCATCCGCGAGCAGACCGGCGCCGATGCGCGCTATCTGGCGCTCTCGGCCACGCAGCTCTTTTTCCAGGACATCGCCTTTACCCCCGAGCAGATTCGCGACTACGAATCCGAAGTCTGCTTTGTGGGCGGCTGGGATCCGGTGCGCGAAAAGGTGATGGCGGCCCTCACCGGCTTTGACCTCAAAATCTGGGGGCCGGGTTGGGAGAACTCCAGCCTGCAATCCCACTGGGCCGGGCGCGGCGCCTATGGGTTGGAGATGGTGAAAATCTTCGCCAACACCGGCCTCTCCATCAATGTGCACCGCAACTTTGGCCATGCGTTCGAAACCTATGGCCATGGGGCCAATGTGCGCGTGTTCGAGACCGTCGGGACCGGCGCGTTCCTGCTGTGTGACCGCAAAAAGGACGTCACCGACATGTTCCCCGAGGGGAGCCATGCGGGCTACTTCTCCACCCCTGATGAGGCCATTGAGCAGGCCAAATATTGGCTCACCCACGATACCGAGCGGCGCGCAGCGGCGCGACGGGCGCAGCAGGAGGCCCGCGCCAACCACACTTTGGAGGCGCGCATGGGGCAACTGTTGGAGATTCTGCGTGCGGAATGA